A stretch of the Stegostoma tigrinum isolate sSteTig4 chromosome 34, sSteTig4.hap1, whole genome shotgun sequence genome encodes the following:
- the LOC125446373 gene encoding zinc finger protein 271-like isoform X1: MLMNQQHIHTGEKLFNCEVCDKSFAQLSGLVNHRRIHMGKKSFLCEICNKSFLQSSKLLVHQLIHTGEKPFTCEVCIKSFSQSSTLRKHQRIHTGEKPFRCEVCEKSFSQSENLCRHQRIHTGEKLFNCKVCDKSFSDSSRLLRHQRIHTGEKPFTCEVCDKSFSVSSHLRVHQRIHTGEKPFRCKVCDKVFSQSENLRTHERVHTGEKPFTCDVCDKKFAQSGQLRIHQRIHTGEKPFMCKVCGKSFSDTSGLLLHQRIHTGEKPFTCEVCDKSFSVSSTLHKHQRIHTGEKPFTCEICFKSFSDSSYLCRHQRIHTGEKPFICDVCKKSFSRSCNLLLHKRIHTGEKPFTCEVCNKSFSSSSTLRTHHHIHTGEKPFTCEVCHKSFSQSGILRTHQRIHTECKPFKCEVCDKSFSQSESLHRHQCIHTGEKPFMCNVCNKSFSRSWNLLFHQRIHTGE, encoded by the coding sequence ATGCTCATGAATCaacaacacattcacactggggagaagctaTTTAACTGTGAGGTTTGTGACAAGAGCTTTGCACAATTATCAGGCCTGGTGAATCACCGGCGCATTCACATGGGGAAAAAATCATTCTTATGTGAGATATGCAACAAATCATTCCTGCAGTCATCGAAGCTCCTTGTGCACCAACTTATTCACACAGGAGAAAAGCCATTCACATGTGAAGTGTGTATCAAATCATTCTCCCAGTCATCAACCTTGCGCAAACatcaacgcattcacacaggggagaaaccattcaggtgTGAGGTGTGTGAGAAATCATTCTCACAGTCAGAGAACCTCTGCCGACACCAACgcatccacacaggggagaaactgTTCAACTGCAAGGtctgtgacaaatcattctctgaTTCGTCGAGACTCTTGCGCCATCAGAGGATTCACAcgggggagaaaccattcacgtgTGAGGTATGTGATAAATCATTCTCCGTGTCCTCACACCTCCGTGTGCATCAGCGCAtccacacaggagagaaaccttTCAGATGCAAGGTGTGTGACAAAGTATTCTCTCAGTCAGAGAACCTGCGTACACATGAACGTGTCCAcacaggggagaagccattcacatgTGATGTGTGTGACAAAAAGTTTGCACAGTCAGGACAGCTCCGCAtacaccaacgcattcacacaggggagaagccattcatgtGCAAGGTTTGTGGCAAATCGTTCTCTGACACATCAGGCCTCTTGCTCCATCAGaggattcacacaggggagaaaccattcacgtgcgaagtgtgtgacaaatcattctcagtGTCATCAACACTCCACAAACACCAACGCATCcatacaggggagaaaccattcacgtgCGAAATATGTTTCAAATCATTCTCAGATTCATCGTACCTCTGCAGACATCAACGTATTCAtacaggagagaaaccattcataTGTGATGTGTGCAAAAAATCATTCTCAAGATCATGCAACCTGCTGCTTCATAAGAGAATTCACACAGgcgagaaaccattcacctgtgAAGTTTGTAATAAATCGTTTTCGTCATCATCAACCCTCCGCACACACCATCACATTcatactggggagaaaccattcacctgtgAAGTGTGTCACAAATCGTTCTCTCAGTCAGGGATCCTGCGCACACACCAACGCATCCACACAGAGTGCAAACCTTTCAAGTGCGAAGTGTGTGACAAATCGTTCTCACAGTCAGAAAGCCTTCACAGgcaccaatgcatccacacaggggagaaacctttCATGTGCAATGTATGCAACAAATCATTCTCACGGTCCTGGAACCTCTTGTTCCACCAGAGGATTCATACAGGGGAGTAA